The window TAGCCAAAGTAGTCGCCGTTTATAGGGGGTTAGTTGttcatttatgtaaatatgtttgtaattgGTATCATCGTTTTCAGTATTAATTAAGCTCGCATCTATTCTGTGACTCttaatctttttttaacaattctctttttttgttgaGAGATGTAAATTCCACAATTACTTTTTGTGATCTTTTCAAGCTATACGAGTTGCTAATATCATTAtcgtttatttcaatatttagtgAGTTAGCAATCTTTTTTATTACATCATTGGGTTGAATATTATCATTTGTAACGTTTTTTATTtcgatgtttttatttaaaagcatttGTTCCAAATCATTTATGCGTTTATCCATCTCTTGTAtttgtttctctttttcttttacttGGGTAGTAAGAGTTGAAATTGAGCTTGTTATGGCAGTAAGAGCATTctctaaatttgtttgtttgtagatTGTTTTGATTTATGGTTAATGTAAGTTGTTgtattgtagtttttatatcGTTCATTTCTTCTTTAAATTCCGCTTTCAAGGCGAAGACATTATTATTGACATCGTTTAATGACAAAGAGTCTTTAAAATCATCATCATTTCATTATTATCTTCGTCTCTTTGCTGTTTTTGTGTTGGACCATCATCAGCTATGATGTGATGATATGCGTTGTTGCTGCTCGTTGATCCCTTGCGTTGCTTGCAATTCTGGCACCTCCAATCAGTTCTACGCTCAAGGGTCATAGTTGAGTATGATTTCTCGGACAAAGAGCAACATGTAGAGAAATGATATTGAGAGTTACAAGAGTAACATTTAGcgaattttgttgttaaatcttTATTGCAATGATTACAGAGACtcattttttgattttcttttgttatttcttttttgataaattttgatttttaaatgggttttttaatttgaattttttaaagcacaattaaattgtttttaacaagtttttttatattgttccacagttttgtgacaattttttttgttcttttaaaagttatatttattaaaattttttatgcacATTAACACTGTTAATTTTGTATTTGCTATAGAGCACGATGAAAAGTCAACCGTCACACACGAAGTTGTATTGATGATAGATAccaaaaattattgtaagtttgccaatttatatctatctatctatctatctatctatctatctatctatctatctatctatctatctatctatctatctatctatctatctatctatctatctatctatctatctatctatctatctatctatctatctatctatctatctatctatctatctatctatctatctatctatctatctatctatctatctatctatctatctatctatctatctatctatctatctatctatctatctatctatctatctatctatctatctatctatctatctatctatctatctatctatctatctatctatctatctatctatctatctatctatctatctatctatctatctatctatctatctatctatctatctatctatctatctatctatctatctatctatctatctatctatctatctatctatctatctatctatctatctatctatctatctatctatctatctatctatctatctatctatctatctatctatctatctatctatctatctatctatctatctatctatctatctatctatctatctatctatctatctatctatctatctatctatctatctatctatctatctatctatctatctatctatctatctatctatctatctatctatctatctatctatctatctatctatctatctatctatctatctatctatctatctatctctatctatctatctatctatctatctatctatctatctatctatctatctatctatctatctatctatctatctatctatctatctatctatctatctatctatctatctatctatctatctatctatctatctatctatctatctatctatctatctatctatgtatgtatgtatgtatgtatgtatgtatgtatgtatgtatgtatgtatgtatctatctatctatctatctatctatctatctatctatctatctatctatatatctatctatctgttgtaattcatttttataatcaagttacctgtttttatatttccaaattcgttaataattttttcatattttaattcattctttatcaaattgttgaaataaatagtttcattttttataaaaattcgtatTTAATCTTATTGGAAAATCAAGGAAATAATCATATCATTTGGCGACGAGTATTTTAAAGAAACCACGTACAATGGATGCTCAAGCAATATCACAATTACTTCAACATACAAATCAACAATTTTTGAATCAACTGATGGATTCTGTGATCAGCACAGAATATCAAGACTGCTTGTAGCAGAAAAATTTCAATCGTCTGTGCcaatttttcgtaatttttcaaAAGCCACGGATAACTGGTCCACATATGTTCTTCAATTAGAGCAACATTTTGTGGCAAATGGTGTTCAAATGAGGAAATAAAACGTGCATGTGTTCCTAGCTGGGTGGGTAGCGAATCGCTCGAGCTGCTACAGAAATTATTTGACGGGAAAGTACAAGAGCAATGCTATAAGGATATAATTTCAAAgttaaatgaacattttatcaaaaaacagCACGTCCTTGCTGCTAgggttcaattttataaaacaacaatgaaACCAAATCAAACGTATGCAGATTGGATTGCAGATCTTAGAGGTGCGTCAAAAGAATGCCAATTTTACTGCGAAAAAGAAGGCTGTTCTCACTCGTATGTGGATAATGAAATTCGCGACATGTTAGTCATACATACTCCACACGATAAAGTTCGTTCTGCagtacttaaaaaaacaaatccgACTTTGGAAGAAGTTAGTCAAATAGCCAACATATATGAATCAACCATCAACACATGTTTGGAAATCAAAGGGGAAGAAAAATCCGAGGTCTATGCCGtccaacatttaaaaaaggtaccTTTCAAAACACTTAATGATAATAGTTTCAAATCGTGTCCAGCCTGTGGCACTTCCCATCAAAGAAAATACtgttttcattacaaaaacaaactaagTAAAATTCCACTGGTACATTAAACTCAACTAAAACAGGCCATAATAAGCGCAACGATCAGGTAAATTCGGTGTCTTTTGTTGACGATTCTTTCGAATCCATTgattttactgaaatttttgAGCCATCGCAACTAGAAATTTATAATAGCAATTTGTCAAAAGAAGATAAAATATTTGTGGTTATTAGCGTCAACAAATCAAATTGTTCTTTCCAAGTTGACACAGGTGCTACTTGTTCATTAATTGGTTTGACAACTTACGACAACTTAGGACAACCAAAGTGCATACcaacaaacaaaatgttaagaACTTATGGTGGTAGTTTCCTTCCTTTGAAAGGGTATATAATGGTCAGTGTTGTTTGGAATAATTGTTCTCAGGATTTACCTCTTTATGTAGTTAACAATGACAAAGCCACTAATATTCTTGGATTAGATTGGTTTCGTAAGttaaactttgaaataaaaatttctcctggtaacatataaatttatgtaatatCGCTACTCCAAAGTCCTCTCAAAAACATTTGTCAGAGGCCATACATCATATAACTGGTATCCATAGTACTCTTTTCTTACCATCTCTTGGTCAATGTACCACATTTAAAGccgaaataaaattgaaatcagATGCTAAGCCAAAATTTTGCAAGCCTTATAACATTCCCTTTGGCCAACATGAAGCTGTTAAAGCTGAATTGGATCGCTTAGTAtccttaaatattataaaacctaTTGAATCTAGTGAATGGGCTTCACCAATAGTCGTAATAAAGAAACCTGATGGTCGACTTAGAATTTGCGCAGATTTTAAGGTAACATTAAATTCACAAATTAAGGTAGATAGGTATCCAATTCCTAGAATCGAAGAATTGTTCCATAAACTACAAGGTGGTAAATTGTTTAGTAAAGTTGACTTAAGTGATGCCTAACTTCAAATTGTTTTGCCTGAttcatcaaaaaaaattatggttATAAATACGCCATTTGGTTTATTCCAATACCAAAGAATGCCATTTGAAATTTCAAGCGCTCCAGGAATTTTCCAAAGATTTATGGAAGAAGTTGTTTCCGGAATACCTGGCTGTGCAGTGTACCTTGATGATATTATCGTTACTGGTCGTAATAATGAAGAACACATTCAAAACTTAAAAGCCTTATTTCAAAGGTTAGAGTACCATGGTCTTAGATGTAAACAAGAAAAATGTACTTCTGCTCAGTCAAAAATTGAATATGTCGGACATGTTATAGATTCAAATGGTATCATGCCATCGGAAAAAAGATTGGATGCCATTCGTCTCATGCCTCAACCAAAGAACCTCAAAGAAGTCGAAGCTTTTATTGGTAAGTTGAACTACTATAataagtttatagaaaatttttctacgaAAGCCGCACCTTTAAATGAGCTACGAAAAAGTAATGTTAAGTTTATATGGGCCCAAAACAGGAAGAAGCTTTTCAGACAATGAAAAATGATATAATTCAAGTAGCAAAATCATAATGAACTATATGATGAAAACTTAACAATAATTTTAGCCACAAATGCTTCCAAAAATGGAATAGGAGCTGTTTTATCGCATCGATATCCAGATGATACAGAAAAACCAATCTCATTTGCGTCAAAACTCTAAATAGCAGTCAGTGCAATTATTCCCAGATAGAAAAGGAAGCTTTGGCAATTGTTTTTGGAGTAACTCGTTTTCATCAATATATTTATGGGAGACATTTTGAGTTAACAACAGATCATCAAGCACTTACAACAATATTTCATCCTCATAAAAAATTACCGATTATGACATTGCATCGTCTTCAAAGGTGGGCGGTTATTTTACAATCTTACGAATATAATATtcgatataaaaatacaaaaaatcatgCGAATGCAGATGCATTATCAAGGTTACCCATGGGTGAAGACATCGAGTttgataattatgaaaaaagtatgcTTGATATTGAGAATATTTATGAATCAACTATAGCAGATTTTCCTATCGATGCTCATATTATTGCAGAACATATAAAAAATGATAACATTCTGAGAAGTGTATCAAAGTATATTACAGAGGGTTGGCctgaaaatatcaaaaaatcacAAAGTGAGTTGCTACcctattatttaagaaaaatgtctttGTCGCTTGTAAATGGAGTTATCCTTATTCAAACTGATCATATAAGAGTAGTTATTCCGACATctttacataaacaaattttatatgtgaTCCATGAAGGTCATTGGGGAAAAAGTCAAATGAAGCAAATTGCACGACGATATGTCTGGTTTCCTAAAATTGATGAAGctattgaaaacatttcaaaatgttGTTCCACCAGTCAAGAAGCTGGTAGTAATCCAAATAGAGAATTTTCATCTTGGCCAAAAGCAACTAAACCTTGGGAGAGAATTCATGTCGATTTTGCTGGTCCATTCTTTTCTCAAATGTGGTTAATAGTGGTATACGCATATTCTCGTTTTCCATATGTAATTGAAATGTCAACCGCTACATCGTCTACAACTATTCATGCTCTTCGAGATATATTTTCGGTCGAAGGTCTACCTAATACCATCGTAAAAGACAATGGAAGTCAATTTACTTCTAAAgattttgaagaattttgtcGAAGAAATGCTATAGAACATATCACAAGTCCACCATTCCATCCCTCATCAAATGGTTTAGCTGAGCGAACCGTACGAACgtttaaagaatcttttaagaaaaatatgtgtGATAAGCAAGATAAAAGTAGAGctgtgtttaaatttttgtctaCATATAGATCTACCCCAAACACTGTAACTGGTAAGTCACCAGCAGAACTCCTCCATGGATGCCAACCTCGTACTATTTTATCAGCCCTGTTTCCTTCAAAACATTCAAAAGTGGAAAATCAAACGAAATTTAAAGTCAACGATTTAGTGTACGCTAGAAATTTTGCTGGGACGAAAAAATGGATAGAAGGCACTATTACAAATGTTGAAGGAAAAATGATGTATGCGATTAAATGTAAGTGAGGTAATATAAGTAGAcatcaaaatcaaataaaaagccGAACATCGCAAAACATACCCAAACTACAAACTGATAAAGATACTGATATTATTGAATTTCCTATTAATACATCCAGCAATTTAGAACAGCATTCCAGCTCTGGAACAAGTGAGCCAATACAAGATAGAAACCTAAGTTCACCACCATCTATATAACCCGAGAACGTTGAACTGTTGTCTAatgaacaaaatgaaaatacgTTATCTACAAACACTAATTTGCAAAttcgttaataattttttcatattttaattcattctttatcaaattgttgaaataaatagtttcattttgtataaaaattcgtATTTAATCTTATTGGAAAATCAAGGAAATAATCATAtcactatctatctatatatctatctatctatctatctatctatctatctatctatctatctatctatctatctatctatctatctatctatctatctatctatctatctatctatctatctatctatctatctatctatctatctatctatctatctatctatctatctatctatctatctatctatctatctatctctatctatctatctatctatctatctatctatctatctatctatctatctatctatctatctatctatctatctatctatctatctatctatctatctatctatctatctatctatctatctatctatctatctatctatctatctatctatctatctatctatctatctatctatctatctatctatctatctatctatctatctatctatctatctatctatctatctatctatctatctatctatctatctatctatctatctatctatctatctatctatctatctatctatctatctatctatctatctatctatctatctatctatctatctatctatctatctatctatctatctatctatctatctatctatctatctatctatctatctatctatctatctatctatctatctatctatctatctatctatctatctatctatctatctatctatctatctatctatctatctatctatctatctatctatctatctatctatctatctatctatctatctatctatctatctatctatctatctatctatctatctatctatctaactatctatctatctatctatctatctatctatctatctatctatctatctatctatctatctatctatctatctatctatctatctatctatctatctatctatctatctatctatctatctatctatctatctatctatctatctatctatctatctatctatctatctatctattttagattttagattttatttatttatttattaattaatttatcaatTCATTTACAGAAATTCTTATTCCTAGTCCCGCGAAGCTTTAATAGCTTGTCTGCaggaattaaaataatttaatttataaagattaatgtttaatttcatatttaatttcattgtgaacttatgaaaaagttttttaaaagtttctttctTTTATGATGGATTGGAATATTCAAAAGGCTGACTGGTAgtgaattaaataattttggtaACGTCACGTTTAGAGTGCTTTTTCCGTAATTGTTTTGGAAACTTCCCACTTTGAATCGACCTTCGTTTCTTCTTCTTGTATTATATTGATGATCAATTTTTTGGAGAAACCTGGCATCGTTGTAGAATTCGATCGCTAGCGTTGTGTAGTATATAGATTTAACCTTAAGTACATGTAATTCGTTTGCTAAGCAATTGCTTTGGCTGctattactgttgttgttgaagATTGCCGTTGCGTTTGTGATGTTGTTGCTGATATTGTTGCTAGTGTGGATGTTGTATGTTGTGTTGTTTATGTTTCCGATGTTGTATGTTGTGTTGTTTATGTTTCCGATGTTGTTGGTGTTACTGATCGTGTTGATGTTGTTAGTGTTGTTTAGGTTGTTGCTGGTATTTCTGTTGTATGTGCTGTTGTTATTACTGACGTAGTTGTTGTTGagagtgttgttgttattggtgttcgcgatgttgttgttggtagtAGAGTAGATATTGTTTATTATGCTGTTGGTACAGTTGTccctgttgtagttgttgttgttaatgttgcTGACAGTGttgatattgtttaaattattgtttgtgTTCCTGTTGTGTATGTTATTATTTAAGTTGTTTTCcgtgttattgctgttgttattgctgtcgtagttgttgttgttactgatGTTTGTGTGTGCGATGATGTTGTTAATAGTATTAATGTTGTATATTGTGCTGTTGCTGTATCTATCATTGTTGGTGTTGCTGACAACGTTGATGTTGTttaggttgttgttgtttagtatGCTGTTATTAGTGTTGTTTTCGGTGTTAtttctgttgttattattgttatagttGTTTGTATTTACGATGTTGTTGTTAGTGTTTATGTTATATATGgtgctgttgttgatgatgtttaGTATGCTGTTATTGGTGTTGTTTTCGATGTTATTTCTGATGTTATTATCGTTatagttgttattattgttgtttgtatttacgatgttgttgttgatagtGTTGATGTTGTATAAGGTactgttgttggtgttgttccCGTcatagctgttgttgttggtatttattATGATGTTGCTGATATTGTTAAATACTGTATTATTTACATTGTTGATGTTATTGCCCTGTATGTCGTCACTAGATCTGTTGTATATTATGTTATTATTGATAATTCTGTTATCATGTATTTGCTGGTACTGTAGATTTTTCTTAAGGATCTTAAGTATGCGGTCTtgtgaattttgtaataatctGCAGTGTGATGCATTTCCCCAAGCGGCGATTCCGTGCCTTAAATATGACTCCACTACTGCGAAATAAGCTTGTCGTAAAACATTATACGTTGCACAATTACTTAAATGGTAAAGCATAAAAGCTGACTTGCGCAGTTTCTTTTGGAGATAATCAACATGTGTGTTCCATTTAAAGTTGTTATCTACATAAACACCTAGGTATTTGTATGTTGTCACAAGTTCAATATAGGTGGTGCAGGTATCATTAATGTTATTTATGTTGTGAAGGCAGTTCATATCATGGAACTTGATTTTGATATCGGTATCTATAAAATGTCGCGGCTTAATAtgcataatttttgttttttgtgcgTTTATGATTAAACCGTTATCGTGACACCATCTTGTTGCAATATTTAGTTGCGATTGCATTATTTTCATAGCATcgttaatattttcattagatACCACAATAGCAGTATCATCTGCATATGCATATGTTGTGTTTCCTTGCAGAGTGTTGATCATATCGTTGGCATACATTATATAAAGGATTGGCCCAAGTTTGGATCCCTGTGGTACACCAAAATCCGTTACTACTTCATCGCTTAAAGAATTGTTGATCTTTACACGATATTTTCTGCATTCTAGATAGTTCTTAAACCAATTTAAAGTTTTGCCTCTTATGCCATTCCTTTCCATTATTTGAAGAAGTCTAAGATGTGACAAAGTGTCAAAGGCTTTGCTAAAGTCAATGAACAACACAAGACAATGCATTTTTTTACTTAGACAGTTATTAATGTAATTAGAAAAGTTTCCTAGAAGATTATTTATACTTCTTCCTTTTTGGAAgccaaattgatttttatttattattttatatttttctaagaaGTTATTTAGTCTTCTTACCACTATTTCCTCTAATACTTTTTCTATTACTGGCAAGATTGAAACTGGTCTATAATTGTTATAGTCTGATTTAGTGCCACTCTTGTATATGGGCCTTATTATTGATGTTTTGATTCCAGTAGGTATTTGACCACTATCTAAACTTGTGTTTGCTAATTTGGTTATTATCGGAGTTAAAGTTCtggcattattttttaaatctttcggTCTAATTCCATCTATTCCAGGtccttctatctatctatctatctatctatctatctatctatctatctatctatctatctatctatctatctatctatctatctatctatctatctatctatctatctatctatctatctatctatctatctatctatctatctatctatctatctatctatctatctatctgtctgtctatctatctatctatctatctatctatctatctatctatctatctatctatctatctatctatctatctatctatctatctatctatctatctatctatctatctatctatctatctatctatctatctatctatctatctatctatctatctatctatctatctatctatctatctatctatctatctatctatctatctatctatctatctatctatctatctatctatctatctatctatctatctatctatctatctatctatctatctatctatctatctatctatctatctatctatctatctatctatctatctatctatctatctatctatctatctatctatctatctatctatctatctatctatctatctatctatctatctatctatctatctatctatctatctatctatctatctatctatctatctatctatctatctatctatctatctatctatctatctatctatctatctatctatctatctatctatctatctatctatctatctatctatctatctatctatctatctatctatctatctatctatctatctatctatctatctatctatctatctatctatctatctatctatctatctatctatctatctatctatctatctatctatctatctatctatctatctatctatctatctatctatctatctatctatctatctatctatctatctatctatctatctatctatctatctatctatctatctatctatctatctatctatctatctatctatctatctatctatctatctatctatctatctatctatctatctatctatctatctatctatctatctatctatctatctatctatctatctatctatctatctatctatctatctatctatctatctatctatctatctatctatctatctatctatctatctatctatctatctatctatctatctatctatctatctatctatctatctatctatctatctatctatctatctatctatctatctatctatctatctatctatctatctatctatctatctatctatctatctatctatctatctatctatctatctatctatctatctatctatctatctatctatctatctatctatctatctatctatctatctatctatctatctatctatctatctatctatctatctatctatctatctatctatctatctatctatctatctatctatctatctatctatctatctatctatctatctatctatctatctatctatctatctatctatctatctatctatctatctatctatctatctatctatctatctatctaaaggAAGCTTTGGCAGTTGTTTTTGGAGTAACTCGTTTACATCAATATATTTATGGGAGACATTTTGAGTTAACTACAGATCATCAAGCACTTACAACAATATTTCATCCTCATAAAAAATTACCGATTATGACATTGCATCGTCTTCAAAGGTGGGCGGTTATTTTACAATCTTACGAATATAATATtcgatataaaaatacaaaaaatcatgCGAATGCAGATGCATTATCAAGGTTGCCCATGGGTGAAGACATCGAGTttgataattatgaaaaaagtatgcTTGATATTGAGAATATTTATGAATCAACTATAGCAGATTTTCCTATCGATGCTCATATTATTGCAGAACATATAAAAAATGATAACATTCTGAGAAGTGTATCAAAGTATATTACAGAGGGTTGGCctgaaaatatcaaaaaatcacAAAGTGAGTTGCTACcctattatttaagaaaaatgtctttGTCGCTTGTAAATGGAGTTATCCTTATTCAAACTGATCATATAAGAGTAGTTATTCCGACATctttacataaacaaattttatatgtgaTCCATGAAGGTCATTGGGGAAAAAGTCGAATGAAGCAAATTGCACGACGATATGTCTGGTTTCCTAAAATTGATGAAGctattgaaaacatttcaaaatgttGTTCTACCTGTCAAGAAGCTGGTAGTAATCCAAATAGAGAATTTTCATCTTGGCCAGAAGCAACTAAACCTTGGGAGAGAATTCATGTCGATTTTGCTGGTCCATTCTTTTCTCAAATGTGGTTAATAGTAGTAGACGCATATTCTCGTTTTCCATATGTAATTGAAATGTCAACCGCTACATCGTCTACAACTATTCGTGCTCTTCGAGATATATTTTCGGTCGAAGGTCTACCTAATACCATCGTAAAAGACAATGGAAGTCAATTTACTTCTAAAg of the Lucilia cuprina isolate Lc7/37 chromosome 2, ASM2204524v1, whole genome shotgun sequence genome contains:
- the LOC124421377 gene encoding uncharacterized protein K02A2.6-like — protein: MTLHRLQRWAVILQSYEYNIRYKNTKNHANADALSRLPMGEDIEFDNYEKSMLDIENIYESTIADFPIDAHIIAEHIKNDNILRSVSKYITEGWPENIKKSQSELLPYYLRKMSLSLVNGVILIQTDHIRVVIPTSLHKQILYVIHEGHWGKSQMKQIARRYVWFPKIDEAIENISKCCSTSQEAGSNPNREFSSWPKATKPWERIHVDFAGPFFSQMWLIVVYAYSRFPYVIEMSTATSSTTIHALRDIFSVEGLPNTIVKDNGSQFTSKDFEEFCRRNAIEHITSPPFHPSSNGLAERTVRTFKESFKKNMCDKQDKSRAVFKFLSTYRSTPNTVTGKSPAELLHGCQPRTILSALFPSKHSKVENQTKFKVNDLVYARNFAGTKKWIEGTITNVEGKMMYAIKCK
- the LOC124420897 gene encoding uncharacterized protein K02A2.6-like, encoding MVINTPFGLFQYQRMPFEISSAPGIFQRFMEEVVSGIPGCAVYLDDIIVTGRNNEEHIQNLKALFQRLEYHGLRCKQEKCTSAQSKIEYVGHVIDSNGIMPSEKRLDAIRLMPQPKNLKEVEAFIATNASKNGIGAVLSHRYPDDTEKPISFASKL
- the LOC124420900 gene encoding uncharacterized protein K02A2.6-like — translated: MKQIARRYVWFPKIDEAIENISKCCSTCQEAGSNPNREFSSWPEATKPWERIHVDFAGPFFSQMWLIVVDAYSRFPYVIEMSTATSSTTIRALRDIFSVEGLPNTIVKDNGSQFTSKDFEEFCRRNAI
- the LOC124421376 gene encoding putative uncharacterized protein DDB_G0282133 → MHCLVLFIDFSKAFDTLSHLRLLQIMERNGIRGKTLNWFKNYLECRKYRVKINNSLSDEVVTDFGVPQGSKLGPILYIMYANDMINTLQGNTTYAYADDTAIVVSNENINDAMKIMQSQLNIATRWCHDNGLIINAQKTKIMHIKPRHFIDTDIKIKFHDMNCLHNINNINDTCTTYIELVTTYKYLGVYVDNNFKWNTHVDYLQKKLRKSAFMLYHLSNCATYNVLRQAYFAVVESYLRHGIAAWGNASHCRLLQNSQDRILKILKKNLQYQQIHDNRNINTINNNIVNTNNNNNNYNDNNIRNNIENNTNNSILNIINNSTIYNINTNNNIVNTNNYNNNNNRNNTENNTNNSILNNNNLNNINVVSNTNNDRYSNSTIYNINTINNIIAHTNISNNNNYDSNNNSNNTENNLNNNIHNRNTNNNLNNINTVSNINNNNYNRDNCTNSIINNIYSTTNNNIANTNNNNTLNNNYVSNNNSTYNRNTSNNLNNTNNINTISNTNNIGNINNTTYNIGNINNTTYNIHTSNNISNNITNATAIFNNNSNSSQSNCLANELHVLKVKSIYYTTLAIEFYNDARFLQKIDHQYNTRRRNEGRFKVGSFQNNYGKSTLNVTLPKLFNSLPVSLLNIPIHHKRKKLLKNFFISSQ